Proteins co-encoded in one Prescottella sp. R16 genomic window:
- a CDS encoding NADP-dependent malic enzyme, translating to MSPVSEASVTPKVEITDEEIFAGHIGGKLSVETTAPLDSQRALSIAYTPGVAQVSRAIHADETLADRYTWTSRLVVVVSDGTAVLGLGDIGARASLPVMEGKSALFKNFAGLNSIPLVLDTTDPDEIVETLVRLRPSFGAVNLEDISAPRCFEIERRVIEALDCPVMHDDQHGTAIVALAALRGAAKVQGRDITGLRVVISGAGAAGVACTNILLAAGIADVTVLDSKGIVSADRGDLNEIKADLAARTNPSGRIGGIVEALDGADVFLGVSAGTVPEEIIATMASDAIIFAMSNPDPEVHPEVARKYASIVATGRSDFPNQINNVLAFPGIFKGALDAGARRITEGMKLAAADAILSVLGDELAADKIVPSPLDPRVAPAVAAAVAQAAKDEGVA from the coding sequence GTGTCCCCTGTGTCTGAAGCTTCCGTAACGCCAAAGGTCGAAATTACCGACGAGGAGATTTTCGCGGGCCACATCGGTGGCAAGCTCTCGGTGGAGACCACCGCGCCCCTCGATTCCCAGCGTGCGCTCTCCATCGCGTACACGCCCGGCGTCGCGCAGGTCAGCCGCGCGATCCACGCCGACGAGACGCTGGCCGACCGCTACACGTGGACCAGTCGCCTGGTGGTCGTCGTGAGCGACGGCACCGCCGTCCTCGGTCTCGGCGACATCGGCGCCCGCGCGTCCCTGCCGGTCATGGAGGGCAAGTCGGCACTGTTCAAGAACTTCGCCGGCCTGAACTCCATCCCGCTCGTGCTCGACACCACGGACCCCGACGAGATCGTCGAAACCCTCGTCCGGCTGCGTCCGAGCTTCGGTGCAGTGAACCTCGAGGACATCTCGGCGCCCCGCTGCTTCGAGATCGAACGCCGCGTCATCGAGGCACTGGACTGCCCCGTCATGCACGACGACCAGCACGGCACCGCGATCGTCGCGCTCGCCGCGCTGCGCGGCGCCGCCAAGGTCCAGGGCCGCGACATCACCGGCCTGCGGGTCGTCATCTCCGGCGCCGGAGCGGCCGGTGTCGCCTGCACCAACATCCTGCTCGCAGCCGGCATCGCCGACGTCACCGTGCTCGACTCGAAGGGCATCGTCTCGGCCGACCGCGGCGATCTCAACGAGATCAAGGCCGACCTCGCTGCGCGCACCAACCCGTCGGGTCGCATCGGCGGCATCGTCGAGGCCCTCGACGGCGCCGACGTGTTCCTCGGCGTCTCCGCCGGCACCGTGCCCGAGGAGATCATCGCCACGATGGCATCGGACGCGATCATCTTCGCGATGTCGAACCCGGATCCCGAGGTGCACCCCGAGGTGGCGCGCAAGTACGCGTCGATCGTCGCCACCGGGCGCAGCGACTTCCCGAACCAGATCAACAACGTCCTCGCGTTCCCGGGCATCTTCAAGGGTGCGCTGGACGCCGGTGCCCGCCGGATCACCGAGGGCATGAAGCTCGCCGCCGCCGACGCGATCCTCTCGGTGCTCGGTGACGAGCTCGCCGCCGACAAGATCGTTCCGAGCCCCCTCGACCCGCGTGTCGCCCCGGCCGTCGCTGCCGCCGTCGCGCAGGCCGCGAAGGACGAGGGCGTCGCGTAG